In the Arachis ipaensis cultivar K30076 chromosome B10, Araip1.1, whole genome shotgun sequence genome, one interval contains:
- the LOC107620145 gene encoding uncharacterized protein LOC107620145: MKDLGSFQIPCIIGDISIEKALCDLRAIINFMSLAMMKRMRMRIEEAKPKRMALQLADRTFKFSHGVVEDLLVKVGEFIFPADFVVLDIEEEANASIILGRSFLATAGAIIDVKKGELVLRLHDEKMVFNVFTTMSYPKESIEECMMVDTMEPLVQGVLEEDKLEEAME; the protein is encoded by the coding sequence ATGAAGGATCTTGGGAGCTTCCAAATTCCATGCATTATAGGAGATATTAGCATTGAGAAAGCATTGTGTGATTTAAGAGCTATCATCAACTTTATGTCCTTAGCCATGATGAAGAGAATGAGAATGAGAATTGAAGAAGCCAAACCAAAAAGGATGGCACTTCAACTAGCTGATAGGACATTCAAGTTTTCCCATGGAGTAGTAGAGGACTTGTTGGTTAAGGTGGGGGAGTTCATctttccagcagattttgtagTGCTTGACATAGAAGAAGAGGCTAATGCATCAATCATACTAGGGAGATCATTCTTGGCAACAGCTGGAGCTATAATTGATGTAAAAAAGGGAGAATTAGTCTTAAGGCTTCATGATGAAAAGATGGTATTCAATGTTTTCACTACCATGAGTTACCCAAAGGAGTCCATTGAAGAATGTATGATGGTAGACACAATGGAGCCACTAGTCCAAGGAGTTTTGGAAGAAGACAAACTTGAAGAAGCAATGGAGTAA